TGTTTTGTGGACGATGTAGACAATGAGTTTTATTTTCAACCCTGTTTGGCCTACACGTCCTGTTCGACCTGTTAGACCTATAAAAATTTCCACCATACCATGAGCACCGAACCTGAAGTGAACCTGAAGCTGGCCCAGGAGCATGGCCTGAACGAAGAGGAGTACGCTAAGATTTGTGAAATCCTTGGCCGGACGCCCTCCTTTACCGAGTTGGGCATCTACTCAGTGATGTGGTCCGAGCATTGCAGCTACAAGAACTCCATCGCCGTGCTCAAGACCCTGCCGCGCGACGGTGCTTCGCTGCTCACGCAGGCAGGCGAGGAGAACGCTGGCCTTGTCGATATTGGCGACAACCTCGCTGTGGCATTCAAGATCGAGTCGCACAACCACCCTTCAGCAGTCGAACCTTACCAGGGCGCGGCCACGGGTGTCGGTGGTATCCATCGCGACATCTTCACGATGGGCGCAAGGCCGGTGGCGTCGCTTGACTCGCTGCGCTTCGGCTCGCCGCGCGACCCTCGTGTGCGTTACCTCGTGGACGGCGTGGTGCGAGGCATCGGCGACTACGGCAACTCGTTCGGGGTGCCGACCGTTGGCGGCGAAATCTACTTCGAGGATTGCTACACCGGCAACCCGCTGGTCAACGTCATGTCGGTCGGCCTCGTGGAGCATCACAAAACCGTGAGCGCCACGGCCTGGGGCAAGGGCAATCCGGTACTGATCGTCGGTTCATCGACTGGCCGCGACGGCATCCACGGCGCAACCTTCGCATCGGAAGACCTCAGCGAGGCATCGGAAGACAAGCGACCGAGCGTGCAGGTGGGCGATCCCTTCGCCGAGAAGCTGCTGCTCGAAGCCACGCTCGAAGCGATCGCGACCGGCGCAGTGGTAGGCTTGCAGGACATGGGCGCAGCTGGGCTGACCAGCTCCACCTCAGAGATGAGCGCGCGCGGCATCGAGAAAACCGGCAGCGGCGGCATCGAGATCGACCTCGACTTGACGCCCGCCCGCGAAAAGGGCATGACCGCCTACGAGCTGATGCTTTCGGAGTCACAGGAGCGGATGCTGATCGTAGCCGAGAAAGGGCGCGAGCATGAGATCATCGACGTCTATAAAAAGTGGGATGTGAGCGCCGTGGTGATCGGACAGGTGACGGACGACAACATGCTGCGCGTACGCCATCACGGCGAGGTGGTCGCAGAGATTCCGGCCACCTCACTCGTACTCGGCGGCGGCGCGCCGGTCTACATCCGCGAGGCAGTCGAGAAAAAGCCTGACACTCCGGCGGCAGACCTCGTGGCCGACGACTCGCTCGACTTCAAGGCGCTCTCGCTGCAACTGCTCTCCCGCCCGAACATCGCCAGCAAGGCGTGGGTCTACCAGCAATACGACTCGATGGTGCAGACCAACACCGTCACCCCGGCGGGCCAGACCGACGCGGCGGTCATCCGCATCAAGGGCACCAAAAAGGGTCTCGCAATGAAGACCGACTGCAACTCGCGCTACGTCTATCTCAATCCGAAAGCGGGCGGCGCGATCGCCGTGGCCGAGTGCGCGCGCAACATCGCCTGCACCGGCGCAAAACCGCTCGCCGTGACCAACTGCCTGAACTTCGGCAATCCCTACAAGCCGGAGGTTTACTTCCAGTTCAAAAGCGCCGTCGAAGGCATAGGCGATGCCTGCCGCATGTTCGACACACCCATAACCGGCGGTAATGTAAGCTTCTACAACGAGACCTCGCTTGGCGGTGGACGCACGGCGATCTATCCGACACCGACCATCGGCATGATCGGTCTGCTCGACAATATCGACAATCTGGTGGAATCGACCTTCCGAAAGGCGGGCGACGCCATCGTGCTGCTCGGCGCTCCGGAACTCTCGCTCGACGGCTCGGAGTACCTCGTGATGCAATACGGCACGCCGGGCACAGACTCTCCCGCTGTCGATCTGAACCATGAGAAAAACCTTCAGGAACTGCTCGTCACGCTCGCCTCAAAGAAGCTCATCAACTCTGCGCACGACGTTTCAGATGGTGGTCTTGCGGTCACGCTTGCCGAAAAGTCGATCATGAACCGCGAGCGGATGCTCGGCTTCGAGGTCGATCTCGAATGCTCCTGCAAGGAGGGCACGGCCATCCAGAAGCAGCTCTTCTCTGAGGCGCAGGGGCGCGTAGTGATCTCGGTCGATCCCGGCAGGGTCGGGGCGGTCATCGAAGAGGCCGACCGCCTGAACATACCAGGACGTGTTATCGGCAAGGTGACGCCAGAGGGCGCAAGCATCGCCGTAAACGGCAAGCCTGTGGCGGAGTTTATGATTGACGAACTGCTGCACGCTTACGGGCATGCGCTTGAATCGGCGTTGCATCTCGAAGAATTGTAAAAGAGACAAAAAATGAATCCGGTATTAACGGCGCGGGAAATGAGCCTTGCAGATCGGGCGGCCATCGAGGAGCTGCGCACCGGGGAAACCCGGCTGATGGAGCTTGCCGGGCGCGAAACCGTGAGGATGATCGCCGAGCGGTTCGAGAGCGGGCGAAGCCTCGACGGGCTTTCGGCGTTCGTCGTCTGCGGCAAGGGCAACAACGGCGGCGACGGCTTCGTCGTGGCGCGCCACCTCCTGAACAAAGGCGCGCGGGTCGATGTGCTGCTCGTCTGGCCGGAGGATGATCTGGCCGGAGTAAACCTCGAAGGGCTGCACATCCTCAAGGCATACCGGCGCTACAACGAGGGCCTCAGAATTTTTGCCGGCATTGACGAGGCTCGCACAGCTGTTGGGGCAACCGAATACCAGGTCGTCGTGGACGCCATTTTCGGTACCGGCATCAGGATCGATCCTGACAACCCGCAACTTCCGGAACCGGCAAAATCGGCCATCGAACTCATCAATTTTGTCAACACCCACTCTAAAGCCGTTACGGTGGCAGTCGATATTCCCTCTGGACTCGACGCAACGAACGGACGTTGCGCCAATCCCTGCGTCAAGGCGGACATGACCGTCACCATGGCCTTCCTCAAGACCGGATTTTTTCAGAATTCTGGCCCATCGCTCTGCGGAGAGATTCAGACCGCAGAAATCTCGATACCGGAGTTCCTGGTTGAACCAACCTCCTGCCTGCTGGTGGACGAAACCTTCGCGGCGGAAAGCTATCTGTTGCGCGACCCGTCGAGCGCCAAGCATCTGAACGGGAAGGTACTGCTCGTCACCGGCTCGGCTGATGGCGGCGGCTCGATGCTCGGCGCAGCCCTGCTCGCGTCCCGCGCGGCCGTCAAAACCGGGGCAGGTTACGTCTGCTGCTCGCTGCCGGACGGCCAGGCATCGGTGATGCACAGCTTCGCCCCAGAAGTCGTGGTGATCGGGCGAGATATGATTTCCATCATCGAAAAGGCGAAATGGGCTGATGCGATTGTTATCGGCTGCGGCCTGGGGCGCAGCGAAGAGGCGCAGGAGCTGGTCGAAACACTGCTCTGCACACCCGAGATCGCTAGCAAAAAGCTGGTGCTTGACGCCGACGCACTCTACGCCATCGCCGAGCGAAATCTGTTCAACAGAGTAACCGCCCTCGAAGACGCTGTGCTAACGCCACACGCGGGCGAATGCAGCCGGTTGTCCGGCCTGTCGGTCGAGGACATCATGCTCTCACCGATCGACACGGCGCGGATGCTCGCCGAGGAGTGGAACGCCAACCTGCTCCTCAAAGGCACACCGACCTTCGTCGCTGCGCCGTCGGGCATGGTGCTTATCTCGAACAGCGGCACCGAAGCGCTTGCTTCGGCAGGCACGGGCGACGTACTCTCCGGCATGATCGGCGCGCTGGCCGCAAAAGGCCTCGACACCCACGAAGCCGCAGCCGCAGCCGCTTGGCTGCACGGCAGAGCCGGAGATCTCGCATCGAACGTTTCAAGCCTTGTATCATCAGTGGATGTGCTACAGGCCATCCCCCAGGCTGTACTGGAGTTGTTCGAAAGCGAGGAGTAACGGCACAAAAGATAAAAGCAAAAAGGGAGCGAGTGCTCCCTTTTTGCTTTATGCCTTTGCCGACAAAATCTGCAAACGCTCACGACCCGGCGTTATTCTTCAAAAAGCGTTTGATATTTCTCGCGGCCTGACGGATTCGCTCTTCGTTCTCGATCATCGCCACACGAACATACTCATCGCCATAAGTGCCGAAGCCAATACCGGGGCTGACCGCAACCTTGCCTTCGATGAGCAGCTTTTTACTGAATTCGAGGCTGCCCATGGCGCGCATCTGTTCGGGAATTCTCGCCCAAACGAACATCGATGCCTTCGGAGAAACAATATCCCAACCTGCATTGGCGAAGCTTGAAATGAGCACGTCACGCCGTTTGCGATACACCTCCCTGATCTCCCGGACGCAGCTCTGGTCTCCGGTGAGCGCGATCGTCGCGGCAACCTGGATCGGCGTGAAGGTGCCATAATCGAGCCAGCTCTTGATTTTTTCGAGAGCACCGACAAGCTTGGCGTTACCGACCATGAAGCCCATGCGCCAGCCGGCCATGTTGTAGGTCTTTGAAAGCGTGTAGCTTTCGACAGCCACATCTTTCGCCCCCGACACCTGGAGGATAGAGGGAGTCACATAACCGTCGAAGGTAATCTCGGCATAGGCAATGTCACTGATAATGTAAAATCGCTCTCTGCGCGCCAGCTCGACCAGACGCTCGTAAAACGGGAGCTCAACCGTAGCCGTCGTCGGGTTGTTCGGGAAGTTGACCACGAGATACTTCGGCTTGGGCGACGATTCGCGAAGAGCGGTTTCGACATTATGAAAAAAGGCCTCCTCGTCGAGCGTGTAGTCCTCGTTCATCTCCAGCTTCATGCGATGCACGTTGCCGCCAGCGAGAATGAACGCCTGCGAGTGAATAGGATAGCAGGGATCGGGTACAATGGCCAGATCGCCCGGATTAGTGATCGCCTGCACCAGATGAACGTAGCCCTCTTTCGAACCCATCGTTACCACCACCTCGCGGTCGAGATCGAGATCGACATTGTACTTGTCGCGGTACCAGCCGCCGATAGCTCCGCGAAGCTTGTAAATCCCCTTCGAAACCGAATAGCCATGCGTCTTGGGTTTGCTAACACTCTCGACAAGCTTGTCAACAATGTGCTGGGGTGTCGGTCCGTCAGGATTGCCCATCGAAAAATCGATAACATCCCTCCCTGCCCGACGTTCAGCCATTTTCAGCTCGTTGACGGCGGCAAACACATATTTTGGAAGTCTCTTGATCCTGTCAAATTCTATCTCGTCGAACATGGTTTCTGGTTTCGGAATATCGTTGAAACAGCTACACTAAATTTTTATTAAAGCAAACCCAATCATAAACAAAATGCTGTTGATCTCCATAGAAGAACTACCAAAAAAAACCTGCCGTTTGTTACCAGACCAGGAAGCTCCCGACTCATCCGTTTTTTACAACTGCGACGTGCAATTCGGGCACCGCACAGCTTTGAGCGGGATAATCGAGAAGCAGAAAGGGCACTCTTTGGTCTGAGGTGCG
The nucleotide sequence above comes from Chlorobaculum tepidum TLS. Encoded proteins:
- the purL gene encoding phosphoribosylformylglycinamidine synthase subunit PurL, which codes for MSTEPEVNLKLAQEHGLNEEEYAKICEILGRTPSFTELGIYSVMWSEHCSYKNSIAVLKTLPRDGASLLTQAGEENAGLVDIGDNLAVAFKIESHNHPSAVEPYQGAATGVGGIHRDIFTMGARPVASLDSLRFGSPRDPRVRYLVDGVVRGIGDYGNSFGVPTVGGEIYFEDCYTGNPLVNVMSVGLVEHHKTVSATAWGKGNPVLIVGSSTGRDGIHGATFASEDLSEASEDKRPSVQVGDPFAEKLLLEATLEAIATGAVVGLQDMGAAGLTSSTSEMSARGIEKTGSGGIEIDLDLTPAREKGMTAYELMLSESQERMLIVAEKGREHEIIDVYKKWDVSAVVIGQVTDDNMLRVRHHGEVVAEIPATSLVLGGGAPVYIREAVEKKPDTPAADLVADDSLDFKALSLQLLSRPNIASKAWVYQQYDSMVQTNTVTPAGQTDAAVIRIKGTKKGLAMKTDCNSRYVYLNPKAGGAIAVAECARNIACTGAKPLAVTNCLNFGNPYKPEVYFQFKSAVEGIGDACRMFDTPITGGNVSFYNETSLGGGRTAIYPTPTIGMIGLLDNIDNLVESTFRKAGDAIVLLGAPELSLDGSEYLVMQYGTPGTDSPAVDLNHEKNLQELLVTLASKKLINSAHDVSDGGLAVTLAEKSIMNRERMLGFEVDLECSCKEGTAIQKQLFSEAQGRVVISVDPGRVGAVIEEADRLNIPGRVIGKVTPEGASIAVNGKPVAEFMIDELLHAYGHALESALHLEEL
- a CDS encoding bifunctional ADP-dependent NAD(P)H-hydrate dehydratase/NAD(P)H-hydrate epimerase, with product MNPVLTAREMSLADRAAIEELRTGETRLMELAGRETVRMIAERFESGRSLDGLSAFVVCGKGNNGGDGFVVARHLLNKGARVDVLLVWPEDDLAGVNLEGLHILKAYRRYNEGLRIFAGIDEARTAVGATEYQVVVDAIFGTGIRIDPDNPQLPEPAKSAIELINFVNTHSKAVTVAVDIPSGLDATNGRCANPCVKADMTVTMAFLKTGFFQNSGPSLCGEIQTAEISIPEFLVEPTSCLLVDETFAAESYLLRDPSSAKHLNGKVLLVTGSADGGGSMLGAALLASRAAVKTGAGYVCCSLPDGQASVMHSFAPEVVVIGRDMISIIEKAKWADAIVIGCGLGRSEEAQELVETLLCTPEIASKKLVLDADALYAIAERNLFNRVTALEDAVLTPHAGECSRLSGLSVEDIMLSPIDTARMLAEEWNANLLLKGTPTFVAAPSGMVLISNSGTEALASAGTGDVLSGMIGALAAKGLDTHEAAAAAAWLHGRAGDLASNVSSLVSSVDVLQAIPQAVLELFESEE
- a CDS encoding LL-diaminopimelate aminotransferase: MFDEIEFDRIKRLPKYVFAAVNELKMAERRAGRDVIDFSMGNPDGPTPQHIVDKLVESVSKPKTHGYSVSKGIYKLRGAIGGWYRDKYNVDLDLDREVVVTMGSKEGYVHLVQAITNPGDLAIVPDPCYPIHSQAFILAGGNVHRMKLEMNEDYTLDEEAFFHNVETALRESSPKPKYLVVNFPNNPTTATVELPFYERLVELARRERFYIISDIAYAEITFDGYVTPSILQVSGAKDVAVESYTLSKTYNMAGWRMGFMVGNAKLVGALEKIKSWLDYGTFTPIQVAATIALTGDQSCVREIREVYRKRRDVLISSFANAGWDIVSPKASMFVWARIPEQMRAMGSLEFSKKLLIEGKVAVSPGIGFGTYGDEYVRVAMIENEERIRQAARNIKRFLKNNAGS